The sequence TTGAGCGACCGGCGTCGGTTATTAAAGAGCTGGTTGAAAACAGCCTGGATGCTGGCGCCACCCAACTGGATGTGGAAGTCGAGCAGGGTGGCGTGAAATTAATTCGCGTGCGAGACAACGGCCACGGAATTAGCAAAGACGACCTGCCTCTGGCACTGAGCCGCCACGCTACCAGTAAAATTATTAATCTGGACGATCTCGAGGCCGTTGCCACTCTTGGTTTTCGCGGTGAAGCCTTGGCGAGTATCTCCTCGGTTGCGCGCTTGCGTTTGACCAGTAATACAGGCGATGAGGAATCTGGCTGGTGTGTGGAAGCCGAAGGGCGCGATATGGAAGCCCGTTTGTCGCCCGCAGGTCATCCGCAAGGTACCTCGGTTGAGGTGCGTGATCTATTTTTTAATACGCCCGCCCGGCGGAAATTTTTGCGTACCGAGCGCACTGAATACGGCCGCGTAGAAGATGTGCTGAAGCGGTTAGCTTTGTCTCGGTTTGCCCAAGGCTTCAGCTTGAAAAATAATGGGCGAGTGGTGCACAGCTGGCGCCCGGCCACAACGCAGCCAGAACAGGAGCGTCGGGTAGCACAAATATGTGGCCCTGCGTTTATGGAAAACGCTGTTCATGTGGATATTGATCGTGCCGGTTTACGGTTGTGGGGGTGGGTGGCACTGCCGATTTTTTCTCGCAGCCAGGCAGATTTGCAACACTTTTACGTCAATGGCCGCGCGATCAGAGATAAGCTGGTGAGCCACGCGATTCGGCAGGCCTACCAGGATGTGCTTTATCACGGTCGCCATCCGGCATTTGTACTTTATCTTGAGTTGGAGCCTGGCAACGTGGATGTGAACGTCCACCCGACAAAACACGAAGTGCGGTTTCGCGATAGCCGTTTGGTACACGACTTTTTATTCCGCAGTTTACATAAAGCGCTCGCAGACGTTCGTCCGGGTAATGAGCCAAGTGCGCAAGACGAAATCGGAGCGGAAGCCGATACGGCGTCGGAGCTTTCAGCCCAACAATACTCGCCCACGGAGCAGCCCGGATTATCGTTTTCCGCTCAAAGGCCAGAGCCCTCTGCGGTCGCAGAGCGCGCCCCGAGCTGGAGCCCGACATATACCAGCGCGGGTTCAGCAACTAGCAATCGACCGTCGCTGGGTACTTCGACTCCTGTCATGCCTCCTGCGTCTGATGATGAGTCGGTGCCGCCTTTGGGGTATGCGGTTGCTCAGCTCAAAGGTATTTATATTCTGGCGGAAAACGCCGAAGGCATGGTTGTGGTGGATATGCACGCGGCTCACGAAAGAATTACCTATGAGCGCATGAAAGAACAGCAGCAGGCGCAAAAAATACAATCGCAACCGCTGTTGGTGCCGCAAGCCATGGCTGTCAGCGAAAAGGAAGCGGATTATGCCGATGAATTCGCCGATATTTTTGTGAATCTTGGTTTTGAATTGGAACGCGCCGGGCCCGAGTCGCTGTTAATTCGCCAACTGCCGGTGATCCTTAACCGGGCAAATGTTGAGCAATTGGTGCGGGATGTTCTCTCGGATCTGATTGAGTATGGCTCGAGCCAGCGCATCCAGCAGAATATTAACGAAATCCTGGGGACTATGGCTTGTCACGGTTCTGTGCGCGCGAACCGACGTTTGAATATTGCGGAGATGAACGCGTTGTTGCGTGATATGGAGGCCACCGAACGCAGCGGCCAGTGCAATCACGGTCGTCCAACCTGGACCCAGATGTCACTTGCTGAGCTGGACAAACTTTTCATGCGGGGCCAGTGACGGTGGCTGAGACACAAACCAAGCCGCTCGCAATAGCCCTTATGGGTCCGACTGCCGCGGGTAAAACGGACCTTGCCATAGCACTGCGTCAGCACCTGAATGCCGATATTATCAGTGTGGACTCGGCGCTGGTGTACCGTGGTCTGAATATTGGTGCCGCCAAACCCAGCAGCGCTGAATTGGCTGCCGCGCCTCATCGACTCATTGATATCCGCGACCCTGCCGAGCCCTATTCTGCGGCAGATTTTTGTAAAGACGCGACGCATGAAATAGCGGGTATTGTGGCTGCGGGCAGAACGCCTCTGCTGGTTGGCGGTACCATGCTGTATTTTAAGGCGTTACTCGAAGGCCTGTCTGATATGCCGGCGTCGCAACCGGCGGTTCGCGCTCAGATAGAGCAAGAGGCGTTGGCGATTGGTTGGCCGGGCATGCATCAACGGCTGATGGATATTGACCCCGAGACCGCACGCGAGCTGCATCCGAACCATTCTCACCGTATCAGTCGGGCGCTGGAGGTTTTCCGTATTTCGGGAAAACCAATGAGTCATTTTCGCGCCAATTCTGGTACAGGATTGTTGGATAGCTACCATTGGGTACAGCTGGCTGTAGCGCCGAGAGATCGTGCTGTGTTGCATGAGCGAATTGCAACCCGATTCGACAATATGCTGGACGCGGGGTTGCTCGGCGAAGTTGAAGCGCTGTATCGGCGCGGTGACCTGCACCCGGATCTGCCGGCAATCCGCGCTGTTGGCTACCGTCAGGTCTGGGAGTATTTGAGTGGTGAGATCGACCGGAGTGAAATGGTCGCGCGGGGTGTGGCGGCGACCAGGCAGCTAGCGAAGCGGCAATTGACCTGGCTGCGAGGTTGGCCGGATCTTTGCTGGATTGACACTCAAAATGCCTCAGGAGATTTATTAGAGGTCGATGAAATTGTGAATAAAGCCTTGAGTTTTTTACCCCAAAGGCCCATATAATGGTGTACAGTTTGAGTAAATATGCGCGGGTTCCAGGACGCATAGTGTTTGCACAAATCTGGTTCACTCTGGATTGGGCCAGTGACAAACACGCACCACCGACTATTATTCAATTTATACGCTTAGAGACTAAAGTGCGCTTACGCTAACTTGAACGAAGATTTTATCGATGTTCGACAGGGTTTAGTGGAACGAAGGTTAGTGCTTACTTATTATAATTCCTATCCTTATAAGGAGAACTGACATGTCAAAAGGGCATAGCTTACAAGACCCTTATTTAAATGTATTACGAAAAGAAAGAATCCCAGTTTCCATCTATTTGGTCAACGGCATCAAGCTCCAAGGACAAGTGGAGTCGTTCGATCAGTTTGTTGTTTTACTGAAAAACACCGTGAGCCAAATGGTTTACAAGCACGCGATTTCTACAGTCGTGCCTTCTCGCCCCGTACGTGTGCCTATGCTGAACCCTGAAAGCACTGGCAATGACGATATGGAAAGCGGCGCTTAAGTTACGTTGTTGCATGGCTAGTAGATATCCCTTGTTCTACAACGGAGAGCTATTTGTTTTTTGATAGACCTGATTCCGGTGAGCTGGCAGTGCTGGTTCACTTGGAAATACCCCAAAGCGCAGAGTCAGACGATCCACGAGAGTTCGAAGAGCTGGTGTTATCCGCCGGTGGCGACCCAGTCGAACTACTGTCCGGACAAAGATCCGCCCCCCACCCCAAATACTTTATCGGAACTGGCAAGCTTGAAGAATTACAGGCTCTGGTGCAGCAGCATCAGGCGGAGCTTGTTATCTTCAATCACGAGCTGTCACCGAGTCAGGAGCGCAATCTCGAAAAAGCACTGGAGTGTCGAGTGCTGGACCGTACAGGTTTGATTCTCGATATCTTTGCCCAACGTGCCCGCACTCATGAAGGTAAGTTGCAGGTGGAACTCGCCCAGCTTGATCACATGTCCACACGCTTAATTCGTGGCTGGACTCACTTGGAGCGGCAGAAAGGGGGTATCGGCTTACGCGGCCCCGGTGAGACCCAGTTGGAAACAGACCGTCGATTACTGCGTGCGCGGATTAAAACAATCGGCAAACGTTTGGAGAAAGTCCGCAAGCAG comes from Teredinibacter turnerae and encodes:
- the mutL gene encoding DNA mismatch repair endonuclease MutL gives rise to the protein MNKIFTLSPRLANQIAAGEVVERPASVIKELVENSLDAGATQLDVEVEQGGVKLIRVRDNGHGISKDDLPLALSRHATSKIINLDDLEAVATLGFRGEALASISSVARLRLTSNTGDEESGWCVEAEGRDMEARLSPAGHPQGTSVEVRDLFFNTPARRKFLRTERTEYGRVEDVLKRLALSRFAQGFSLKNNGRVVHSWRPATTQPEQERRVAQICGPAFMENAVHVDIDRAGLRLWGWVALPIFSRSQADLQHFYVNGRAIRDKLVSHAIRQAYQDVLYHGRHPAFVLYLELEPGNVDVNVHPTKHEVRFRDSRLVHDFLFRSLHKALADVRPGNEPSAQDEIGAEADTASELSAQQYSPTEQPGLSFSAQRPEPSAVAERAPSWSPTYTSAGSATSNRPSLGTSTPVMPPASDDESVPPLGYAVAQLKGIYILAENAEGMVVVDMHAAHERITYERMKEQQQAQKIQSQPLLVPQAMAVSEKEADYADEFADIFVNLGFELERAGPESLLIRQLPVILNRANVEQLVRDVLSDLIEYGSSQRIQQNINEILGTMACHGSVRANRRLNIAEMNALLRDMEATERSGQCNHGRPTWTQMSLAELDKLFMRGQ
- the miaA gene encoding tRNA (adenosine(37)-N6)-dimethylallyltransferase MiaA yields the protein MTVAETQTKPLAIALMGPTAAGKTDLAIALRQHLNADIISVDSALVYRGLNIGAAKPSSAELAAAPHRLIDIRDPAEPYSAADFCKDATHEIAGIVAAGRTPLLVGGTMLYFKALLEGLSDMPASQPAVRAQIEQEALAIGWPGMHQRLMDIDPETARELHPNHSHRISRALEVFRISGKPMSHFRANSGTGLLDSYHWVQLAVAPRDRAVLHERIATRFDNMLDAGLLGEVEALYRRGDLHPDLPAIRAVGYRQVWEYLSGEIDRSEMVARGVAATRQLAKRQLTWLRGWPDLCWIDTQNASGDLLEVDEIVNKALSFLPQRPI
- the hfq gene encoding RNA chaperone Hfq codes for the protein MSKGHSLQDPYLNVLRKERIPVSIYLVNGIKLQGQVESFDQFVVLLKNTVSQMVYKHAISTVVPSRPVRVPMLNPESTGNDDMESGA